The genome window TTAACTTCATGTTGTCGAATGATTCGGCTCACATTGAATTATTGAGGAGCAGGAACCATCTCCGACAGTGTCACTGATTACTTTTCAACACaacttaaagtcgcaatgaaattgaaatgaaaaactatatatatttttttaatattgtggtattattaacaaatgacttatctgtgagcttcattatttttaaaaaattcgtgtgtgctcataatctttaatcaaaaatgcaaatctcctcccctcctcaaaacgatctctcttcacttccggtcaaaagtatggcaggtgggcggggtccgggagaagattgcagcgattagcaacacgacccaacttcaaacgatccaatcagatctcgatggacaaattcaaatccagccctgccttatttcatctcaaaagccgtttcattcggatatacgtcaccacggggaaaataaggcaatcgctacttccgtttcatggcgactttaaaggaacagtatgtaggattgtggtattgcaatcacaaaacgtgtggctaaaactggtactgcaatcacacaactggtggccaatacacaaaaggacaacataaacattaaaaagtgcactttttaaatgacaatatcctggccagaccactattgtcagtgatataagtatttgaaatgaaaattatttcttaatgtctagtgacataacagggccattttatgattgaatgatatacatttcttacatactgttcctttaaaaatggCCCTTTTATTTAAGTGTCAATGAATATCATAAGGACTGGAATGCAGTCATGTTTAAACCCTTAACATCTCAACCAATAACTCAGCCAGAAGTTCAAAAACGCTTAGGTGCCACTTTGGCATACAACGTTTTTTAGGCTTGTATTTTGATTGCAGGTGACAAGTAAATGTTATATCTTGAAGGGTCATCATCTTTATGATTGTTTGCATGGATGAGGGTTGGGCAAGGGATCTTTTTATCATCCTGTTGATGTTTGCTAATGCTTgtaattttttacttattaaacGTAAGGCagcattatttaaataaatatgttacagcaatTTTTAATCCCCATTTGTCTCCAGACTTTGCATTTTCCCTCAGCAGCGGGTGATATACATGACGGCTTCAACAAGCTCATGGGCGATCTTAACAAAGCAGAAGCTCCTTATGCTCTGAGTCTTGCCAGTCGTCTGTATGGAGAGCAGTCCTATCAGTTTGTTGAGGTGATGTGAGTTTATTCATAGAAATGAATGAAACTTTCGGTTAACTGTATGAGCCCAATGAGTTACACTTGAATGAAGTTTGACAttacttgttttttattatagAAATTTCTTAGTGACACAAAACAATACTATCAAGCTGGTCTGGAAACTGTGGATTTTAAACAGAACGCAGAAGCTGCACGAGTCAACATCAACAGCTGGGTGGAAAAAAATACTCAAGGTGACAAAACCATCATGAAGATATTATCATCTCTTCGACTTGGGGACAACACGCTGCTGAAACAGCTCAACCTGGCCTTGTCctccctttttttttttgcatattctGTTGATAGTATTTAGTTTAATGATTGATACTGTGATTTGAATATTCGACAGAAATGTGTTTTAGTTGTAGACCCAATAGTTACTGTCTTctataaaatgttttctctaaAATTAGTTCATTTCCTgcaaacagcaacattacacactaactaaagtagAAAATATGAAAGCATTAAGGCATTAATGTTCCTGCAATAAGGAGTTTTAATATCTATTTATAATAACAGAGAAGATCAAGGATTTGCTGGGGGAGGGAGATGTTGACGCACTGACAAGACTCGTGCTGGTAAATGCCATCTACTTCAAGGGAATCTGGGAAAAACAGTTTCATGTGGAAAGAACCACAGAGGAGCAGTTTAAGTTGAACAAGGTGAGATTTTCAGTTCTAAGTGATTATGCTATTATAAGGACATTGACTTTGCCATTTGGTAGTGTCATATAGTACACCAATAAATAACTGAACACTTTTTTCAGTAACCACTTGATTCATTGGGTTTCTGAGTACTTTGGTGAATTTTTAAATTGTGTTTAATATTGGACTGAAGCAGCATATaccacagaaatcacagcatgTTAATGTATCATATGGGTTTGTTGACAGAATGAAATGAAGCCCGTACAGATGATGCATCACAAGGCCAAGTTTCCTTTGGCCTTCATCCCTGATGTAAGATGTCAGATCCTCGAGCTGCCGTATGTTGGGAAAGATCTCAGCATGTTGATCATGCTTCCGATTGAGATGGAGGACGACACCACTGGCCTTCAGAGAGTAAGCTTGCTTATCAGTAAACGTCTGttgtagaggtcttcacgggtccacctAGATCTGAAAACCGGGTATAATATCAGTGCTTtcgggtaatttaaaacaaatgtgtttttgccgaacgGACACGAGAAGACCTTAATTATTTCGTGTGTGTGCACTGAATCCTTTCCCAAAccctcctctgtttgccaagagtgcTTGTGACATCgtgtggctggcggtaggttaattttcgtGGAGACAGAcaattttaaatgcacatttgagtGGTAACCTTGGTGTCGTCTTCAGATAACAAAGGAACAtaaatggagcagctcgccaaattggttgcgaggcCATCAgggtttctttctttctgtctgactgtgTGTGGGGATGCAGATTGCACACACGTCGGCGCCGTTTACCATCGGGTacagtcgggttaaaaaaagttgccactGGGTCAGATTGGACTCGGGTCTCATTTTCTCTGGTTGGGtttttcttttataataaatggtTTATATACACTTCTTTGGACCGGAAAAGACCTCTAGTATGTTGGCTCAATTCAAAATAGAAAAGTCTTTTTAAACTAAGATTACAGTCAGAGATGGGTGCACGTTGTGCACTATATGGTACTGTTGTTTTCTGTTTCATACATTAACACCACTGTCTTACCCAGCTGGAGAAAGCACTGACCTATGAGAACTTGATGGAGTGGACTCGACCCGACATGATGGACATTCTGGAAGTGCAAGTGTCTCTGCCTAAATTCAAGATGGAGGAGACCTATGACATGAAAGGTCTTCTCGTCAGCCTGGGAATGGTGGACGCATTTGATTCGCTGAAGGCTGATTTCTCAGCCATGTCCCCCAACAATGATCTGGTGCTGTCCAAAGTGGTGCATAAATCATTTGTAGAAGTAAATGAAGAGGGAACGGAAGCTGCTGCGGCTACTGGCGCTGTTATGATGATGCGCTGCCTCATGCGTCCAGAGTGCTTTAAAGCTGATCACCCTTTTCTTTTCTTCATACGTCATAATCCCACCAAGAACGTACTCTTCTATGGACGCTTTTGCTCGCCTTGACCTACTCACATTCATGTCATCACTCTGTGCCTAACTGCACCTGCACATTTTATTTGCCTTAATTCCAGTGTGGATTCCTCTATAGatttaaaattgaatgtaaCCCTGACCTAATAAATCACGATTGTTAAATTGCTCTGTTGTTTTAGATTCATACTTCGACAAAAGCAAATCTGATTCTAATGTTAATCTGCACATAAAGGCGTTTTACACTTGAAGTGGTTAACCACAGGTTATTCTAAACCCCAGGTTAACGGAATCCTGGGTAATCTGTTTCACGTTTGCCACCGTTCATACTTAACCAGGGGTTTAGAGATAAtcctgggtattcataatctgccgtttcacactgtgcattcctaaacaCTGGGTTAACATTTTCATTTGCATATTTTAGGTGTTAAGAGTCAATGATTGGATGAAAAGCAAAGTCAAATGGACTAAATTATAGAGGCACACTGCCACTATAAATAACTGGTTGTCTCGCACTTCCATTTCAGTGACCAAACCATTTGCGATTCAGGTGTTTTCAGTACACAGATGGTGATATGAGGTATGTGCTCTTTAGATTCCGATTGGCTGTGCATTGCTAAGCATTGAGTCATAGCATTATAACCCTGCATCGTTTCACACCGCATGCGTTTGGCGATTTCCCCGATTTTTATTTAACTGCTTGTTGTGTAACTTAGCCATATaactgtgtgtgcgtgtgacaAATAAAATCTTCAATCTTTAAAGGGACCTTTTGTTATAATCTTAAATGTcaatttcagtcaaaactgaGTAAGTCCTAAactttaaagctcacgtaacacacgctgtttctgcatttctgatattaatctggagtacctatggagtagtatgacatcctttatatctctgaagagtctttagtttaatcagatttataaaagaaagattagctttaccgaatctttccgataacgtacgaaaaaatgaagaaggaggagttataacacgggaggagcgagtacgagtcatgcaacactatacaacactgttttaacttatgattcactacatgttcgtgtcatttatataatatacacgcgcctatttccaacataagacagaagtcttacttaccacgtgtaactcgtcatgaaaatccaccgcatcaaacacacacgcaaaactccgctgctaatccggataataaactatatccattgtttccataaggctggatgtcttctccttacatccaaaaacacacttcttgttgtgccattgttgacttttgaaattaaacaaagctgagtggcgtgttaagctgttagcaagctctagcgtctcccgctgactgacggctgggcggggttttccgggggaagttttccggcggaagcccatataaagaagtgatacgtatcgaaaacccctgaaacgtcagttagaaccgtaatcgaaaaaaaatagccgaaacttgtacgaaccctggcgaagtgcattcggcacagaaatactctgaaacacgcccaactgcatttttgacactttgcctacgtttagcatgaggaaacaactctataactgtgttaataagtcagaatgcttgaaataccattaaccCCCCCCTTTAAAacagtaaattgaaatgacttgtaaagccAAATTAACAAACAGAGCCACAACAGACAAAGGGTTTttcttttctgctgaattgatgGGGTCTCCTccttaaaatctttaaaattcaAGATGTCTGATGTCTCAGGTCCATTAATGTCCATTAACCATTCGATTCAAACACTCTGTAGTCTActccaggggttttcaaacctgtcctggaggaccacaagtactgcacattttgcaAGTCTCCCTCATTACATACATTTGGTTTAAATAttcagctcattagtagagacTGCAAGACCTGAACTGGGTGTGTAAGGTAACTGAATGAGGTGTGTCACAAAAGGgaaacatgcaaaatgtgcagtactagtggtcctccaggacaggtttgaaaacccctggtctaCTCCACACAAAAATGTGATGAAATACGTATGTGGAATCACATTGAAATATACGCTgaattatattttgttttaataataagtTATGTTCTTTTTACTGTATGTCCTTGgttaatattaaactgtaagATCAGGTATGAGGGAGTCCATGTgctaaaatgcaagaaaacacAAGCAAACAGAAAAAGAACAACTTTATCAATCTGACAATACTTGTACTGAAAATGCTCACaacacaacaaaatacaaacatgttaGGGAtaaatatgaatatgcaaatctGAAGGGTCTGTGTacctataataataataataataataataatacattttatttataatgcacTTTTCTAAAACCCAAAGcactacaaaaaataaaacaagtaaaatataaaagtacaaGAATAATACAAAATAATCGTTACAGTATATCACAGTAAAATACTAATCAAAAACAGTTATGTTTTTAACATCATCTTGAAACTGGCTAATGTAGGAGCATCTCTAACAGAAAGAGGAATTGCATTCCATAACCTGGGTGCCACAACAGAGAAAGCTCGATCCTCTATAGATTTTAATCTAAAGGAGACTGCTGAAGAGTAAGAGAATCCATAGACTGAAGGGAACGAGAAGGTGCGTACAGGCTGAATAAGTCACAAATATTAGAAGGTGCTATTTCATGCACAGCTTTGTATGTTATTGTGAGTGTTTTAAAAGCAATACGTGACTGAAGGTAACCATTGCAAACTATAAAGCACACCTGTAATGTGGTGACGTGGTGAAGTGTATGTAAGCACACGTGCTGCTGATTTCTGAATGTACTGCAGGCATTTTATAGTTTTAGCAGGTAAACCAACAAAAAGTGCATTACAATAATCAATCCTGCAATCAACAAATGAATGAATCAGCCTTTCAGCATGCAGGTAGAGTAAGGTAGGACCTAAGTTTTGCAATGTTTCTTTAGATGATGGAATGTAGATTTTGTAATACTCTTAATATGAGAGTCTAGCATTAGATTAGAATCAAAAATCATCCCAAGGTTACGAGCACAAGAAGATGGAGATAAAACCCTATCATCACCaccacgtgatcaaatagcctgcgtgCATTTAGGCAACAGGTTAGTGGTGTtgttccccattggttctaacgtatTAAACTTTGAAAGTGTATCAAAACGTTCTCCCAGCATCagaatgtctggttgttgcattTGGTGCATTTTGGTgcaatatacgtatatatgtatctggcaactttatatttggccatcCGCTAAcatcttctatccactccactataggaCATGGATCTGGAGCTGTGTTGCTTTCtataaaataactttctctgtctgtgttgcttcactgctgattcttacCCTACTTGcgttgccacgtcatcattgtgtccAAACAATAAAAGGGTCTATACATGCTGAACAGACAGCAAGCCATGTGACATAAATGCAACTGAGGTCAAATGAAtataatttgaaaaaaatacatatttatatgaaaGTACTTTGAAATAAAAGCAGCTTTTGTATCTTAGAAACACTTTAATTCATAAATGTAAAGGAATAACGCAGATTTAGGCAGTTTCaagtatattaaaatattgagaGAAACGTTTGAAGTGTATAATAAAGGTGGGTTTATAAAGGTAAATGGCTATTGTTTCTGTATGCACAAAGTTAGAATGTATGTGGTAATGTATATTAGGTATGTTTCCCATGATCATATTAgtttaaagctcccgttctttctATGTTTTTGAAACTTTGTTTGTTAaatagtgggcaatataacatgtattcatgtttcatgtgtagaaaaatttggtatttttcacacaatttacttatctgtatagcgctgtttttactgtcctaaaaacaggctgatgtcttccttgttatgtgaagtccctccttcagaaatacgtatcgagttctgattgtgtagtttgtttagtgtgttgtgattcgatagcagctaagcttagcagagccgtttgagccaaagctggtgacCGACGTATTaatgtgggcggagtttagtcaacgaactgttttactgacgtcattaaagcaggaaatagacggctgtagtccaaaccggccgttcgctgtaggctttgaaagaggaattctgttaaagaaaatatatcgcctgacagtgaactttgagctttatcattttacagctattatttatgctattatagcaacattacacactaactagggtttaaaaaatgggatcaggaagaacgagTTACAATTTGTAATTGTAAATGTGCTTCTCTTTTGTGCATAATGCACTGTTCTGTATGGCTGTGTGTGCTGGTTAGTGTAAACTTACCATTCATAAGGTCAGAAGGATCTGCCCATGATCTCTCCCTTACAAAATACTTCATTTGAACATGTCAGTTGAAAATCAATTAACCCTAGAAGCATGTGACATCTCCCTGTTTCTATGGTAATAAAGCTGAAAAGtttaataagttttaaaagtttAACTTAACACGATAAGATTTCTTAACCCTTACCTTTCCCATGAAAGTTCCACCTGGCACAGCAGGGGTGGTGAATTATTTGCCCTGATTTCTCATTCAGGTTTGTTAAGAATCTTTCAAATGGCTTCTTCATGAGGAACAGGGCCACTAGCATTTTTGGACCCTATGAAAGAAAATGAGGTTGAGCCCCCTACCATACCCATTCGAAACACAATCCAACCTAGCTAT of Paramisgurnus dabryanus chromosome 22, PD_genome_1.1, whole genome shotgun sequence contains these proteins:
- the serpinb1l3 gene encoding serpin peptidase inhibitor, clade B (ovalbumin), member 1, like 3, with protein sequence MESLSAANTNFSLNVFQKISDGNASANVFYSPLSLSAALSMLSLGAAGNTAAQMSQTLHFPSAAGDIHDGFNKLMGDLNKAEAPYALSLASRLYGEQSYQFVEKFLSDTKQYYQAGLETVDFKQNAEAARVNINSWVEKNTQEKIKDLLGEGDVDALTRLVLVNAIYFKGIWEKQFHVERTTEEQFKLNKNEMKPVQMMHHKAKFPLAFIPDVRCQILELPYVGKDLSMLIMLPIEMEDDTTGLQRLEKALTYENLMEWTRPDMMDILEVQVSLPKFKMEETYDMKGLLVSLGMVDAFDSLKADFSAMSPNNDLVLSKVVHKSFVEVNEEGTEAAAATGAVMMMRCLMRPECFKADHPFLFFIRHNPTKNVLFYGRFCSP